TATCTACACTGCCACGCCTCCAACGCCCAAGAAAGACCACTTGATACCAGTGGGAAACGCCTCACTTGATCTTGGGACGCGATCCCAGTTTGGCGACAAAGCACAACACCGACATCAAGGCAAATACAAGCGGAACAACCCGCCCCCCAGCGCCCCGCCGTTGGCAATCTCGATCCGCCCGCGCACGCCGTTGCGCTCATGCAAGGCGGCAATCCGCGCCGCGAAGTACAGGCCCAGGCCAGTGCTGCCGCTCTGCGAATCGATACCCTGCACGTAGTCATGCTGGCGCTCGAGCATGCGCTGTGGATAACCGGTGCCGTCGTCATTGACGCTGATCACCAGTTGCTCGCCCTCTTCCTCGATGCTGATCAGCAGGGCATGACCGGCATAACGGATGGCATTGGTCAGCACATTGGCCACCACCGAGGCGACCAGTTCGCGGTCGAAGAAGCCCAGCGGGCTTTGCGTCTCGATGCGCCAGGTGGCCAGGATGTCGCGGTGCTTGATCACGTCTTGCTGGGCGGCGAGCTGGGCTTCGATGAAATCGTCCAGTTCGTGGTAGTCCGGGCAGATCGGCAGCTGGTTGACCCCCAGCTTGTACAGGCCCAGCAACTGCACGAGCATGCCATTCAGGTGACTGAGTTCATGCTCCACCACGCCCTGCTCGGTACCGCCGCGCAGTTCCTCGGGCAGGCGCGCCAGCCACTGGCTGTGGGCATGGGTCAGCGCCGACAGGGAGTTCTTCAGGTCATGCACGGTGGAGGCGATCACCGTGGAGAAATCCAGCCCCTGGTTATCCTGGCTCATGCGCCAAATACCCGGATGTGCAGTTTGCGGTAGCGGTCGTAGCGGCTGTCGCTGCTGGGGATGCCCGCCACGCTGGTCAAGCAGTCGCGGCACTCCTGCATCAGCGTCGGCGGCGGTGTTTCACCGCCGATGCGCAACAAGGCCTGGGCGGTGTTCAGGGCGATACTGATGTTCTTCGGTTGCAGCGACAGCGCCTTGCGGAACATCCCCAGCGCCTCGTTGAGCTGGCCGCCCTGGTAACTGCGCACGCCCTGGCGGTTGAGGTCGACCGCCTCGGTCACGGCGCCGAGCACGGCCGGGTCGTCGGTGAGCTTGGCCACGCTCTGCATGACCTTGGGATCGTCACCGTAGGTTTCCACGCAACCCTTGAGAATCGAGGTACCCGCTGCGTCCTGGCCCAGTTGCTGCAACTGCTTGGCCACGGTCAGCGCGGCCTCGACCGAGAAGAACTGGTCCATCTTTTCCAGGCGCTGCATGGCCTGCTCGGTCAGCTTCGCCGCGGTGTCCGGGTCACCGGCCTGCTGCAGGCTGGCCGCCTTCATCAACCGTGCGCGCACTTGCAGGCCCTGGTCCTCGACGTTTTCCTTGGCCACTTCGCTGAGCACGGTATTGATCTCGACCCGAGTACGGGCATCGAGGCCATTGCCGGCGTTCTTGTTCATCAGCGCCTGGACCAGGCCCAGGTTGCTTTCGGCATCCTTGTAGCGCGAGCTCTGCCCCTGGTTCACCGCATGGCGGTAGGCCTTGGACGCGCTCTCGAAATCGGCGTTGTCCAGCGCCAGCTTACCCAGCGCGGCCTGGCGGCGCACGGCCAGCGGCGACAGGCGCACGGCCTCCTCGAGCATGTGCTGGGCACGCTTGCTCTCGCCCTGGGCCACCAGTACTTCGGCCATGCCGTCGTACAGGTTGGGCATGATCGGGAAGGCTTTGAGCGCCTGCTCGTAGACACCTTGCGCCTGGGCATTCTGCCCGCGCTTGTGCAGCAGGCTGCCCAACGCCGCGTACACCCAGGGCTGCGGCCGGCTGGCGAGGATGTTCTGGAGGAACTTCTCCAGTTCGTCGAAGCGATTGAGATCGCGCAGGGCGTCGGCCCGGTAGCGCAGGCACAGCGGCGCGAAACGCGGGTCCTTCTTGCACAGCTCGGCACAGGCACCGAGCACCTCGGCCGGGCGGCCGCGGTCCAGGGCCTGGAGAATCGGCTTGAGCAGCGTCTTGCGCTGGGTCAGCTTCTCCAGGCGCTGGGCAAGCCCAACCCGGTTGAAGGGCTTGGTCAGGTAGGCATCGGGCTCGTGCTCGATGGCGCTGAGCACGATGGACTGGCTGCTTTCGGCGGTGACCATGATGAACACGCACTCATGGCTGATCAGCTTGTCGATGATCAGGTCTTCGAGCACCTGCTGGCCGTTCTTCTTGCCATCGCCCAGGTGGAAGTCCTGGAGGATGAAGTCGTAGCGCTTCTGCCCGCACATGCGCAGCGCCTGTTCGCCACTGTCGGCCGTGTCGACATCGCGCACGCCGAGCTCTCGGAGCATGGAGCGGGTCGACGTACGGAAGTCGGTGTAGTCGTCGACGATCAGAAAGCTTTTTTGCCCGTACTGCAGCATCAACACGACCTGTACTGGAAGAAGAGGGAAAGTGGCGCGAAGCGATACATGCCGCCGAGACCTGTATCGGCAGCGGGTCGGAAAAGATGAGTGCGGCACGCCAGGGCCACGAAGTGGCTCAAGGCCACTATTTTATCGCCGTGCGTGCCTTCAAGCCAACAGGCCGAGCGCTTTGGCCCGGGCCACCGCCTGGGTACGGCGCTCGACCCCCAGCTTGCTGTTGATGTGGCTGGCGTGGGTCTTGACGGTGTGCAACGAAATGAACAGCTGTTCGCTGATCTGCTGGTTGGAGCAGCCTTGGGCAATCAGTTCCAGCACCGCCAGCTCACGGCCGCTCAAGGCCTCGGCGATCACCGGCAGGCTGGGCGCCGACTCGGGCAGCCGCGCCAGCAAGTCGCCCTGCACGGCGCAGGGTGCCCGGGCCAGCAACTGCTCGCGCAGCCACTGGGGCTGATCATCCAGCAGGCGCTGGAACGCTTGCTGGGCGCCACCCTGGGCAGCCTCCAAGGCCTGGGTCAACAGCTTCGCGGCCTCGGCTTCACGGCCTTGCTCGAGCACCAGCTGAATGAGCTGGCACAAGGCACTGACCACCAGGGTCATGCCGCCGCTGGCCCGCCCCCGCTCGACCAAGGCACCAAGGCGCGCCTCGGCATCGTGCGGGCGCTCCAGCACCCGCTCCAACAGTGCCTGCTGCAATTCGATGTGCAGCGGTAACAGGGGGTGGAACTCAGGTGCAGCCGCAGGCTGCTCGCCGCCATAGGTCTGGCCGAGACGCGTCAGCCACGACTCGGCCAGGTCGGTGCGGCCCTGGGCCAGCCACAACTCGCACTTCACCAGGGTGATCATGGCCAGGTAGAAGATCGGCGGCACGTCCCAGATGTGCATCAGCCGCTCGGCCTCGGCCAGCTCGGCGAACGCCTCGGCGAAGCGCCCCTCGCGGCCGTCGAGCGAGGCGATCACGCAGTGCCCGATCAGCACACTGATGTCTCGGCAACTGCGCGCCTCGCTCAAGCCTGCCCGCAACCGGGTGCGCCCCGGCCCCGACTGCAGCCGCGCAGCCAGCAGGTAGCCTTCGTACAGGGTGAGGCGGGCGCGCACCGCGTACAGGCGTTGCCCGGATAGCCCCTGCAAGCGCTGCAAGCCCTGACGCACCTCCTCCAGCGCCCGCAGGACCTCGCCACGGGCATGCAGCACCCTGGCCCGGTCATAGTGGGCCAGCGCTTCGAACAACGGATTGCCGACCCGCTGGGCCAGCTCGAGGGCCTCGCGGTTCCAGCCCCGCGCGCGCCAGAAATCGCCATCGGCAATGGCCAGGTTGGACAAGGTCGACAGACACACCAGGCGCTGTCCATAGCGCTTGCAGGGCAAGCTTTGCAACGCTTCGCCGCAATAGGCCAAGGTGCGTGCACGATCACCGCGGCCACGGGCGATCACCCCGCTCAGGGCCAGCCACTGGGCCAGCATGGATTTCTGCGCGGTGGCCGAAGGGGCCGGCAGGAAGCGGCTCAGGTAGGCCGCCAGCTCCTCGGCGGCATCGAGCTGGCAGGCCAGGCCCAGCGCCCAGCTGTACAGCACGATCAGCCGTGGCGTGCTGATCAGCAGGCTGTCGGGCAGGTCCATTTTCCAACGCAGCAGCATGCCGACGTTCTGTTCGGCCAGCAGTTGCTCTTCCGACAGGCTCTGTACCAGGTCGGCCGCCACATCCAGATGGCCGGCGCGCAGCGCCTGCTCCACCGCCTCGTCGAGCAGGCCCTGGCCCTCGAACCAGCGACAGGCGCGCAGATGCAGCCCGGCGAGCGGCTCGCTGGCCTGGCGGCTGCGCAGCAGGTCGGAGAACAGATGGTGATAGCGGAACCAGGTGCCATGCTCGTCGAGCGGCACCAGGAACACCTGGTGGGCCTGCAGGTAGCGCAGTACCTCGGCGCTGTCGTGCCGCTCGCGCAGGGCATCGCACAGCTCGGCGCAGAAGCGCTCCTGGCAGGCGGTGTCGTAGAGGAAGGCCTGGACCGCCGCGGGCAGGATCTCGATCACTTCTTCGAGCAAATAATCGCGGATCAGCCCCTCGCCCCCGTGCAAGGCCTGGGGCAAGGCATGGTCGTCACCCGACTCGCTGGCGGCCAGTTGCCAGAAGCGCAGGCCAGCCACCCAGCCGTCACTGCGCTGGATCAGGTTGTCGAGGGCCTGGCCGCGCAAACCGGTGGGCTGGCGGCCGATCACCGCCAGCGCTTCGTCCGGGGTCAGGCGCAAGTCCTGCTCGTTGAGTTCGACCAGTTGCCGCGACAGGCGCAGGCGCGCCAGGTGCCAGTCGGGGCGCTGACGGCTGGTGACCAGCAGCACCAGCCCAGGCGGCAGGTGGTTGAGAAAAAATTGCAGGCAGCGGTCGAGTACCGGCCCCTGGGCCAGGTGGTAGTCGTCCAGCACCAGCAGCAACGGCGTGTCGGGTTGCAGGTAGAGCGCCAGCTCATCGAGCAGGCCGTCGAGCCACTCTTCGAAGGCGAACGGTTGATGGCGCTGGCGCATCTTCAATAGGCCCAGGGCCTGCCCGCCGAGGGCCGGGCAGAACTGTTGCAGGCCCTCGAGCAGCCGCTCGAGGAAACGCCCCGGGTCGGCATCGCGCAGGCTCAGGCCCAGCCACAAACTGCGCCAGTGGCTGGGCAGCGCCTGGCAGAACTCGATGGCCAGCGAGCTCTTGCCAAACCCGGCCGGGGCGTTCACCAGCAACAGGCGCCCCGCCAGGCCGCTTTGCAAGCGCTGGCACAGGCGTGCGCGGGGCACATGCGCCTCCGGCAGGGGCGGGCGGAAGAAACGCCCGTCCAGCAGGCCCAGGGCCTGGCTGGCGACTCCATGCGTACGGGACAAGTCTGTCATGGCCGGCTCGTTCTGATTGGAGTAATGCGGCGGGTGCGGATGGTTGCGAGACTAGCGGCAAACGCCGCGCATTTGAAGATGATGCTGGGCCTTTGGCCCAAAAAGACTACAACAAAACGAAACAACGCCAAGGATGCGTGCCAAGGATGCCTGCCGAGGGCGCGGGAACAGAAACGCCCCGGCAAGCCGGGGCGTTCTGGGGGATCACACGGAGTGAACAGCGATCAGTTCATCGCACACCTGCCTGGCGCAGGGCCGCCGGCTGGAAGTCGGCCTTGCTGGCGCTGAAGCCGAAGTTGTACGCGCTCTTCTCTTCGTTCTTCATGCCCAGTGCCAGGTAACGGCCCGATTGCAGGTCGTAGATGGCTTCCAGGGTGTACCACGGTACCTGCACGTTGTAGTACGGCTGGGCGTGGGCTTCCGATACCCGCCACAGCTGGTTGCGACCGTCGTACTGGTCGATGACCGCAGCCTGCCAGGTGTCCTCGTCGATATAGAAGTCACGCTTGGCATAGATGTGCCGCTGGCCTGGCTTCAGGGTCGCGACCACATGCCACACGCGGCGCAGCTCGTAACGCGCCAGGTCCTGGTTGATGTGCCCGGCCTTGATGATGTCGGCGTACTTGAGCTTCGGATCATCCAGCTTGTAGGCGTTGGAGGCGATGTACATCTCCTTCTTGCCTTCGAGCTTCCAGTCATAGCGGTCCGGCGCACCGTTGTACATGTCCAGGTTGTCGGAAGTACGCAGGCCGTCGGCAGCGGTACCCGGGCCGTCATAGGACACCTGCGGCGCCTGGCGTACACGACGCTGGCCGGCGTTGTAGATCCAGGCCTTGCGCGGTTCCTTGACCTGGTCGAGGGTCTCGTGGACCAGCAGCACGGTGCCTGCCAGGCGCGCCGGCGCGGTCACTTCCTGCTTGAAGTAGAACAGGATGTTGCCGGGGTTGGCCGGGTCGTAGTCCTTCATCTTGTCGCGGAAGACGAACTGGTCCTGGAAGTACACCAGGCTGTAGGAGCCATTCTGCTGCGGGGTGGCCTGGGTGACCAGGCGGGTCACGCTGCCGCCGCGGTAGCGGGTGATGTGGTTCCAGATCACTTCCAGGCCGTCCTTGGGAATCGGGAACGGAATGGCGGTGCGGAAGTTCTCCAGGCCGTTGCCGCCGGCGACCAGGGTGGTCTTGGTGGCGTTTTCCTTGATCGCGGCGAACACCTCGTCCGGCGCGGTGGCGCCGCGGTGGGTCTTGTACACCGGGAGCTTGTAGCTGTCCGGGTAGCGCTTGAGCATGGCCAGCTGGCCAGGCGAGAGCTTGTCCTTGTACTGCTCGGCGTTCTGCGCGGTGATGGTGAACAGCGGCTTCTCAGTGCCATAAGGGTCCGCCAGGAAGCCCTTGCTGTCAGCGCTGCCGGCGCTCTTGGACAGCGGCTCCCACGGGCCGATCGAGCCATCGGCGTTACCGGCCTTCTCCGCGCCCATCGGCGTGAGCGACGCGCCCAGCTTGGCCGCCTGGTCGGCGGAAACCGCAGCCATGACGCTGGTCGCCAGCAGGGACATGCCCAGTACACCGGCCTGCAGCAGACGTGTGGTCATTTTCATTCTGTTGTCGTCCTGGATCAAAGTGCTTAGAAGTTCACACCGAAGCTGAGGGCGACGAAGTCGCGATCATCCACGGTGGTGTACTTGCCATCGAAGAAGTTGGTGTACGACAGGCTCGCCGTGTAGGTGTTCTGGTACTCGGCGTCCAGGCCCAGGCTGACCGCCTTGCGGCCTTCCTCGAAGTTGCCGCCGGGGCCCGGCGAGTAACCGTCGACGTCATGGGACCAGGCCACGCTTGGGCGCAGGTTCACGCCGGCGAAGACGTTGTTGTAGTCCCAGATGGCGCGTACGCGATAACCCCAGGAGTCGGAGGTGGTGAAACCGTCGTTTTCGCAGTAGCGCGAAAGGTTGTTCTGCGGGGCGCCGGCCAGCGTGGTGGCGTTGAGGCTCTGGCAACGACCGCCAGGCAGCGGGCCAGGCCCATAGACCGGGTCACGGCCGTAGCGCATCTTGGAGGTGCTTTCCAGGCCGCCCACGTGGGTCCAGCCGACCTCGCCGACCATGGTCAGGCGCTCGGCGCCCATGACCTGGTCGAAGAAGTGGGTGAACGTGGTTTGCAACTGGGTGATTTCCTTGCGGCGATAGCCCGGCTGGTCGGTGTCCGGCACGCCCTTGAGCACCGAGGCATTGGGGTCGAGCGGGGTCAGGCCCGAATAGAGGATATCGGTGGTGTTCAACTGCACCGGGGCGTTCGGCCGATAGCTGATTTCGCCGCTCCAGGCCGTGCCGGTGGGCAGGGTGGTGGAGAAGCTCAGGCCGTACAGGCGAATGTCTTCCGGGTACTCGACGTAGTAGCTGGAGTTACCGGCCACATACAGGGGCATGAGTTGCTGCAGCAGGGCCGGGTTGGTGGCGGCGCCGGCCGGCACCCCGGCACGGACCAGCGCGCCAGCCAGGTTGGCTGGGTTGTAGAAGCGCGACCCCGCACCACGACCACTGAAGATCGGTGCACGGCTGTGGTAGTTCATGAAGTAACCGCCGAACTCGGTGTTAAGCGGTTCGTACATGTAGCGCAGTGCCAAGCCGAACTGGCCGCTGTCGCGGGCGTCACGGTCCGGGCCACGACGCACGATCACGCCTTCATCCGGCGAGCCCCAGCTGACGCCCTGTCCCTGCAAGGCGCGCATGGTCGGCCCGGCCAGGGCCCCCAGGCGCCCGGCCACGGCCGACTGCTTGGCCAGTACTGCCAGGTTGTTGTCGCAACCATCGGCGATCACGTCTGGCTGCGAGAAGAAGGTGCCGCAGTTGTCGACGACGGTCTGGTCCCACTCGATCTGGTAGAAGCCTTCGGCGGTCAGGTTGTCGGTCAGGCTCTGCGACAGGTAGAACATGTTGACGGGGATCAGGCCTTCCTTGATCTCCGCGCCCGGGCGACGGAATGCCGAGACATCGATGGGGTTGATGGAGTTGATGCCGCCACCGATGAAGGTACTTTCGCCCCAGCTCACCACCTGCTTGCCGAAGCGCACGGTGCCTGGCAGATCGGCGATGGAGTAGTTGTGATAGACGAAGGCGTCGAGGATCTGGGCGCCCGAGGACTTCGCGCCCTCCTTGCGGTTGGAGTCGCTGATGTCCTTGAACTCGCGGCCTTCGTCCTTGAGTTCGAAGTCATACCAGTACTTGCCGCGGACGAACACGCCGGTGTCGCCGTACTTGAGCTCGAGGTCGTGGATACCCTTGAAGATCTTCGAGAAGGTCTCGCCCTTCTTGAAGTTCAGGTGACCGTCGTCGGAGGTCTGCGACAACCCCCTGCCGCCGTTGTTGGCCCCGATGAGGTTCTTGTTGGGGTTGGCCGTCGACCAGCTGGCGCCGATGGAGAGCGACGAGTCGAACTGGCCTTCGATTTCCCCGATGTTGAAGCTGACAGCGAAAGCAGGACTTGCGAGCGTAGAAGCGAGGCTGACGGCCAGGGGCAGACGTGCCCGGCGCCAGAACGGGTTTGCAGATGTCATCGACGCTACTCCATGTACTTTTTTGTTATGGCAGTGAGTCCTTTCAGAAACGGCTCGAGCGCCTGGCCAAGCAGGCTCTTGCCCAAGGCGCCACGCACAAGGTGCGCGGTGCCCTCCCCCATTCCTGAAAATCCCCTGACCCGACTATAGCCAGCGCCCACAGGTGCTTGATCCCTCTAAAGTGTGATTTGCACCCCCTGCGGGTGGCCCACCACGAATGGCCGCCCTGTGTGCCAGCAGTGCTCAAGCATGGCTCAATTTCATCGTTTGACAAGGCACCGTCCCCTCTAGCCTGCGGGTCGCACCCAAAGAGGCACGACCCGCGCAACGGTTACAGGGTGGAAAGGAACGCACTGTTACTGGCTTGCCACTGGCTGATATCCAGGCGGATGCGCTTCTTGTCGAGTTTGCCGACACTGGTCTTGGGAATTTCAGTAACAAGGGCGATCTGGCTGGGAATCGCCCACTTGTTGATATGGCCCTGCTCGACGAAAGGCTTGAGGTGTTCCTTGAGTGCCCGGGCATCGATGCTCATGCCGTCGCGCGCCACCAGCAGGGCGAAGGGCCGCTCGCCCCATTGCGGGTCGGGCACGCCGACCACCGCCACTTCGCGCACCGCCGGGTGGCGGCTGACCAGGTCCTCGAGGTCGAGCGAGGAAACCCACTCACCGCCGGTCTTGATCACGTCCTTGATGCGATCGCGGATGTCGATGTAGCCCATGCCGTCGAGGGTGGCGACGTCACCGGTGTGCAACCAGCCGCCCTGCCAGAGTTCCTCGCCCTTCTGCGGCTCGCGGAAGTAGCCCATGGTCAGCCAGGGCGCGCGCAGCACCAGCTCGCCCTGGGTTTCGCCATCGGCGGGGAGGAAGTTGCCATTGCCGTCGACGATGGCGGCCTCGACCAGTGGCACCGGCACGCCGGCCTTGATCCGGTAGCTGGTGCGCTCGTCCTCGCTGCCCGCCTGTAGTTCGTCGTTGAGGTGCGCGGCACTGATCAGCGGGCAGGTTTCCGACATGCCGTAGGCGGCGGTGAGCTGGATGCCCCGGGCCAGCGCTGCCTGGTACAAGGCGCGATTGAGCGCGCTGCCACCGATGATGATCTTCCAGCCACCGAAATCCTGGCCGGCCGCCGACGGGCAATTGAGCAGCATCTGCAGGATGGTCGGCACGCAGTGGGAGAAGGTGACCTTTTCCTCGCGCCACAGCCTGATCAGCATGTCCGGCTCGTAGCGCCCCGGATAGACCTGCTTGATCCCCATCATGGTCGCCGCGTAGGGGATGCCCCAGGCGTGCACGTGGAACATCGGCGTGATCGGCATGTAGACGTCGTTGCTGCTCAGCAGCCTCACGCTGTCCAGGCTGCCCAGTACCGATGTTTCGGCCAGGGTGTGCAGCACCAGTTGGCGATGGGTGAAGTAGACCCCCTTGGGGTTTCCGGTGGTGCCGGTGGTGTAGAAGGTGGTGGCCACCGAGTTTTCATCGAAGTCGGGGAAATCGTAGCGCGGGCTGGCGGCGGCCAGCAGCTGCTCGTACTCGCCCACCAGGTTCGGCAGGTCGGCGGATTTGTCCGGGCCGTCGGTCAGCAGCAGGGTCTTGTCGACCGTGGTCAACTGGCCGGCGATGGCTTGGTAGAGACCGATGAAATCACTGTTGACCAGCACGAAGCGGTCTTCGGCGTGGTTCATGGTGTAGAGGATCTGCTCGGGCGACAGGCGCACGTTGATGGTGTGCACCACTGCGCCGATCATCGGAATGGCGAACATGCACTCCAGGTAACGGTGGCTGTCCCAGTCCATCACCGCCACGGTGTCACCGGCCTTCACCCCCGCGGCGGTCAATACGTTGGCCAGGCGGGCGATGCGCTCGTTCAACTGCGGGTAGGTCAGGCGGATCTGGTCGCGGTAGACGATCTCGCGGGTCTTCTCGTAGCGGCTGCCGGACATCAGCAGGCGTTTGATCAGCAGCGGGTACTGGTAGGCGCCCTCGGCGGGCTTGATGATGCGCGTCTGCAACATGGGTATCCCTTTTCGTCAAAGCGGGCAGGACTTTTCAGGCACTTACTGTAGATCGGTGACGCACCGGTCAAATCAGCCGAAGGAATGATTTGCGCCCCTCGAGGTATGAGTGCCACGACATTGACGAAGGGCGCCAAGCGACCAGACACTGCGACCACAGCTTGCCGTCCAATCACCGGAGCCCCTGATGCCCAGCCCACGTCGCGCCGTGTTCCTCGATCACCAGTCCCTGGACCTGGGTGACCTCGACCTTTCGCCGCTGCATGCCCAGTTCGATGAATTGCGACTGCACGCCGCCACCACGGCGCAGCAGGTCGCCGCACGCCTGCAAGGCGCAACGGCGGTCATCAGCAACAAGGTGATGCTCGACGCCACCACCCTGGCCGCCAACCCGCAGCTCGAGCTGATCCTGGTGGCCGCCACCGGCACCAACAACGTCGACCTGGCCGCCGCCCGCGCCCAGGGCATCACCGTGTGCAACTGCCAGGGCTACGGCACCCCCTCGGTGGCCCAGCACACCCTGGCGCTGCTGCTGGCCCTGGCCACCCGGCTGTGTGACTACAACCAGGCGGTCGCCGCCGGGCACTGGGCCAAGGCCAGCCAGTTCTGCCTGCTGGACTTCCCCATCGTCGAGCTGCAGGGCAAGACCCTCGGCCTGCTCGGCCACGGCGAGCTTGGCGGCGCGGTGGCGCGCCTGGCCGAAGCGTTCGGCATGCGCGTGCTCAGCGGGCAGATCCCGGGGCGGCCGCCGCGCGCCGGGCGCCTGCCGCTGGACGAGCTGCTGCCGCAGGTCGATGCGCTGACCCTGCATTGCCCGCTCAACGAACAGACCCGGCACATGATCGGCGCTCGCGAGCTGGCGCTGCTCAAACCCGGCGCGCTGGTGGTCAACACTGCCCGCGGCGGGCTGATCGACGAGCAGGCCCTGGCCGATGCGCTGCGCGCAGGGCACCTGGGCGGCGCGGCCAGCGACGTGCTCAGCGTCGAGCCACCGGTCAATGGCAACCCCTTGCTGGCGGCGGACATCCCGCGCCTGATCATCACCCCGCACAGCGCCTGGGGCGCGGTGGAGTCGCGCCAGCGCATCGTCGGCCAGCTCGCCGAGAACGCCCAGGCGTACTTCGCCGGCCAGGCACGGCGAGTGGTCGGCTGACGCCGCGGCGGCTCTGCTACACTGCGCCACTTTTTTCAGGAGGCGTCGTCCATGGACCCGCGCAGTGAAGTATTGCTCCGCCAGGCGGAGCTGTTCCAGGGCCCGCTGCTGATCGCCGGTGCCCAGGCCGACGGCCTGCTCGGTCAATTGCCCCAGGCCCATGGCTGGACCTGGCATGCCGGCGACCAGGCCCTGCTGCACAGCCGCTTCAGCGGGCGCAGCCACTATGGCGTCGAGGTGCCCGAGGTGGCCTTCGAGGCCGCCGTGCTGTTCCTGCCCAAGTCCCGCGAGCTGGCCGCCTACCTGCTCAATGCCCTGGCCTCGCGCCTGGCTGGGCGCCCCCTGTACCTGGTGGGCGAGAAGCGCGGTGGCATCGAAGGCGCGGCCAAGCAGCTGCAAGCCTTCGGCAAGCCGCGCAAGCTCGACAGCGCGCGGCATTGCCAGCTGTGGCAGGTAAGTGTCGACAACGCCCCGCAGGCCAAGCCCCTGGAGAGCCTGGCCGAACGCTTCGAGCTGGCGCTGGCGGACGGCCCGTTGCAGGTGATCAGCCTGCCGGGCGTGTTCAGCCATGGCCGCCTGGACAAGGGCACGGCGCTGCTGCTGGAGCACCTCGACGACCTGCCCTGCGGCGCTGTGCTGGACTTTGGCTGTGGCGCCGGGGTGCTTGGGGCAACGATCAAGCGCCGCTACCCGCAAAGCCGGGTCACCCTGCTCGATGTCGACGCCTTCGCGGTCGCGGCCAGCCGCCTGACCCTGGCGGCCAATGGCCTGCAAGCCGAGGTGATCAGTGGCGACGGCATCGATGCCGCGCCAGCCGAACTGGACCTGATCCTGAGCAACCCGCCGTTCCATACCGGGGTGCACACCGATTACCAGGCGTCGGAAAATCTGCTGAAAAAATCACGACAACATCTGCGAAAAGGCGGCGAAATACGGCTGGTTGCCAATAGCTTCCTGCGCTATCAGCCGCTGCTGGAAGAGGCCCT
The window above is part of the Pseudomonas muyukensis genome. Proteins encoded here:
- a CDS encoding sensor histidine kinase, translated to MSQDNQGLDFSTVIASTVHDLKNSLSALTHAHSQWLARLPEELRGGTEQGVVEHELSHLNGMLVQLLGLYKLGVNQLPICPDYHELDDFIEAQLAAQQDVIKHRDILATWRIETQSPLGFFDRELVASVVANVLTNAIRYAGHALLISIEEEGEQLVISVNDDGTGYPQRMLERQHDYVQGIDSQSGSTGLGLYFAARIAALHERNGVRGRIEIANGGALGGGLFRLYLP
- a CDS encoding tetratricopeptide repeat-containing response regulator, with amino-acid sequence MLQYGQKSFLIVDDYTDFRTSTRSMLRELGVRDVDTADSGEQALRMCGQKRYDFILQDFHLGDGKKNGQQVLEDLIIDKLISHECVFIMVTAESSQSIVLSAIEHEPDAYLTKPFNRVGLAQRLEKLTQRKTLLKPILQALDRGRPAEVLGACAELCKKDPRFAPLCLRYRADALRDLNRFDELEKFLQNILASRPQPWVYAALGSLLHKRGQNAQAQGVYEQALKAFPIMPNLYDGMAEVLVAQGESKRAQHMLEEAVRLSPLAVRRQAALGKLALDNADFESASKAYRHAVNQGQSSRYKDAESNLGLVQALMNKNAGNGLDARTRVEINTVLSEVAKENVEDQGLQVRARLMKAASLQQAGDPDTAAKLTEQAMQRLEKMDQFFSVEAALTVAKQLQQLGQDAAGTSILKGCVETYGDDPKVMQSVAKLTDDPAVLGAVTEAVDLNRQGVRSYQGGQLNEALGMFRKALSLQPKNISIALNTAQALLRIGGETPPPTLMQECRDCLTSVAGIPSSDSRYDRYRKLHIRVFGA
- a CDS encoding LuxR C-terminal-related transcriptional regulator, translating into MTDLSRTHGVASQALGLLDGRFFRPPLPEAHVPRARLCQRLQSGLAGRLLLVNAPAGFGKSSLAIEFCQALPSHWRSLWLGLSLRDADPGRFLERLLEGLQQFCPALGGQALGLLKMRQRHQPFAFEEWLDGLLDELALYLQPDTPLLLVLDDYHLAQGPVLDRCLQFFLNHLPPGLVLLVTSRQRPDWHLARLRLSRQLVELNEQDLRLTPDEALAVIGRQPTGLRGQALDNLIQRSDGWVAGLRFWQLAASESGDDHALPQALHGGEGLIRDYLLEEVIEILPAAVQAFLYDTACQERFCAELCDALRERHDSAEVLRYLQAHQVFLVPLDEHGTWFRYHHLFSDLLRSRQASEPLAGLHLRACRWFEGQGLLDEAVEQALRAGHLDVAADLVQSLSEEQLLAEQNVGMLLRWKMDLPDSLLISTPRLIVLYSWALGLACQLDAAEELAAYLSRFLPAPSATAQKSMLAQWLALSGVIARGRGDRARTLAYCGEALQSLPCKRYGQRLVCLSTLSNLAIADGDFWRARGWNREALELAQRVGNPLFEALAHYDRARVLHARGEVLRALEEVRQGLQRLQGLSGQRLYAVRARLTLYEGYLLAARLQSGPGRTRLRAGLSEARSCRDISVLIGHCVIASLDGREGRFAEAFAELAEAERLMHIWDVPPIFYLAMITLVKCELWLAQGRTDLAESWLTRLGQTYGGEQPAAAPEFHPLLPLHIELQQALLERVLERPHDAEARLGALVERGRASGGMTLVVSALCQLIQLVLEQGREAEAAKLLTQALEAAQGGAQQAFQRLLDDQPQWLREQLLARAPCAVQGDLLARLPESAPSLPVIAEALSGRELAVLELIAQGCSNQQISEQLFISLHTVKTHASHINSKLGVERRTQAVARAKALGLLA
- a CDS encoding DUF1329 domain-containing protein, which produces MKMTTRLLQAGVLGMSLLATSVMAAVSADQAAKLGASLTPMGAEKAGNADGSIGPWEPLSKSAGSADSKGFLADPYGTEKPLFTITAQNAEQYKDKLSPGQLAMLKRYPDSYKLPVYKTHRGATAPDEVFAAIKENATKTTLVAGGNGLENFRTAIPFPIPKDGLEVIWNHITRYRGGSVTRLVTQATPQQNGSYSLVYFQDQFVFRDKMKDYDPANPGNILFYFKQEVTAPARLAGTVLLVHETLDQVKEPRKAWIYNAGQRRVRQAPQVSYDGPGTAADGLRTSDNLDMYNGAPDRYDWKLEGKKEMYIASNAYKLDDPKLKYADIIKAGHINQDLARYELRRVWHVVATLKPGQRHIYAKRDFYIDEDTWQAAVIDQYDGRNQLWRVSEAHAQPYYNVQVPWYTLEAIYDLQSGRYLALGMKNEEKSAYNFGFSASKADFQPAALRQAGVR
- a CDS encoding DUF1302 domain-containing protein, which produces MTSANPFWRRARLPLAVSLASTLASPAFAVSFNIGEIEGQFDSSLSIGASWSTANPNKNLIGANNGGRGLSQTSDDGHLNFKKGETFSKIFKGIHDLELKYGDTGVFVRGKYWYDFELKDEGREFKDISDSNRKEGAKSSGAQILDAFVYHNYSIADLPGTVRFGKQVVSWGESTFIGGGINSINPIDVSAFRRPGAEIKEGLIPVNMFYLSQSLTDNLTAEGFYQIEWDQTVVDNCGTFFSQPDVIADGCDNNLAVLAKQSAVAGRLGALAGPTMRALQGQGVSWGSPDEGVIVRRGPDRDARDSGQFGLALRYMYEPLNTEFGGYFMNYHSRAPIFSGRGAGSRFYNPANLAGALVRAGVPAGAATNPALLQQLMPLYVAGNSSYYVEYPEDIRLYGLSFSTTLPTGTAWSGEISYRPNAPVQLNTTDILYSGLTPLDPNASVLKGVPDTDQPGYRRKEITQLQTTFTHFFDQVMGAERLTMVGEVGWTHVGGLESTSKMRYGRDPVYGPGPLPGGRCQSLNATTLAGAPQNNLSRYCENDGFTTSDSWGYRVRAIWDYNNVFAGVNLRPSVAWSHDVDGYSPGPGGNFEEGRKAVSLGLDAEYQNTYTASLSYTNFFDGKYTTVDDRDFVALSFGVNF